One Thioclava sp. ES.031 genomic window, AAAGTGCCGGGCGCGCGGGCTGCCGTGCTGACCGGACCGAGCTTTGCCGGCGATATCGCGCGCGGCCTTCCGACCGCGCTGACGCTTGCCTGCGCCGATCATTCCGAGGAGCTGCAGGCCGAGCTGTCGACACCGACGCTGCGGCTGTATCGCACGACCGACACGACCGGGGCGGAACTCGGCGGCGCGCTGAAGAATGTCTACGCGATCGCCGCAGGCACCGTGATCGGCGCGGGGCTTGGCGATTCCGCGCGCGCCGCGCTGATGACCCGCGGTTTCGCAGAGATGTTGCGGATCGCGATGGAATTGGGCGCCCGGCCCGAGACGCTGTCGGGCCTGTCGGGCTTCGGCGATCTGGTGCTGACCTGCACCTCGGCGCAATCGCGCAATTTCCGGCTGGGCCACGCGATCGGCGCGGGCGAAGCCTTCGATCCCTCGATCACCGTCGAGGGCGCCGCGACCGCGCAGGCCCTGAACAAGCTGGCCCATGCGCGCGGGTTGGAAATTCCGGTCGCCGCGATGGTTCTTGCGCTTACCGAACAGTCAATCAGCGTGGATGAGGCGATGCAGGCTCTGCTCGCCCGCCCCTTGAAGGAGGAATGAGATGTATTTTGCCGTGATCTGCCGCGACAAGCCCGGCGCTCTGCAAACCCGGATGGACAACCGCGAGAAGCACCTCGCCTATATCGAGGAGACCGGCGCGGTATTCATGGCGGGCCCGTTTCTCGAGAATGACCAGATGGTCGGCTCGCTCGTGATCGTGGAGGTCGACAGCCTCGAGGCCGCGCAGGACTGGGCCGCGAACGATCCCTATGCCAAGGCGGGGCTGTTCGAGGATGTGCAGGTCAAAGCGTGGAAAAAGGTGATCGGCTGATGCGGTACTGGCTGTTCAAATCGGAACCCAACAAGTTTTCCTGGGACGATCTGGTCGCCAAGGGCGATGCGGGCGAGGAATGGGACGGCATCCGCAACTATCTCGCGCGTAACAACATGCGCGAGATGAAGATCGGCGATCGCGGCCTGTTCTACCATTCGAATATCGGCAAGGAAGTCGTCGGGATCTGCGAGGTCGTGGCCGAGAGCCATCCGGATTCGACCACCGACGATCCGCGCTGGGATTGCGTGGACCTCAAGGCAGTGCGGCCCTTCACCAAGCCGGTGACGCTGGCCGATGTGAAAGGCGAGCCGCGCCTGTCGGAGATGTCGCTTGTAACCTCGATGCGGCTGTCGGTTCAGCCGGTCACCGAAGAGGAATGGAAGATCGTCTGCGAGATGGGCGAGACCGATCCGACCTGAGCCAGATAAAACAGGAGGGTTCCGGCACCCCAGCCAGAACCCTCCTTCACCCACGTGCACCCCTACGCACCACACGTGAAACTAAATCTCGGGTCTGGCCATCCTGGCCTCTGTCTTATCCGTATATGCAAAGATGCGGTCGCGCAAATGGCATCTACGGACAATATTCCTAAAATTCAGGGCGTTAACGGGAAACTCACGCCGAAAACGCGTGATTGCCATAGGGCGCCGCCGCACTAATCTAGGGGCATGCAGCCGGTCATTCTCGTCGCCCATGGATCCCCGTCAGAGCCTGAAATTCAGGAGAAGGCTCTGTTTTCCTTGGCCAATAAGGTCTCGGAGGAGATGCCGGGCCGCAAGATAGACGCCGCGACCCTTGCAAAGCCGGGATCGTTGGAGGCCGCCTTGGCGCGGCACGAAGATCCGGTGATCTATCCCTATTTCATGGCGCAGGGCTGGTTTACCAAGACCGAACTTCCCCGACGGCTGGAAGCGGCGGGCTCGCACGCGCGCCAGCTGGAGCCGTTCGGCGTCGATCCTGCGCTGCCCGATCTGCTGACCAGAGTGATCTTCGAAGCGCGCGCCTCGGAGGACATCCCCACCGACTCGCCCCTGATTCTCGTGGCGCACGGGTCGAAAATATCGCGGAAATCGCGCAATTCGGTTTACGACATGGCCGAAACCTTGGGCCGCAATCCAGCGATGCCGGAAATTCATGTGGCCCTGATCGAAGAGCCTCCGTTCCTCGAAGATGTGGCCCGCGCGCACCCGGATGGCGTGTGTCTGCCCTTCTTCGCGCTGCGGGCAGGACATGTGACAGGCGATATTCCTGAGGCCTTGCAAGCAGCTAGCTATCGGGGGCGCCTTTTACCCGAGATCGGGGCCCATCGTGAGGTTCCCGTCCTGATTGCACAGGCGATTTCGCGGGTCTGATCACGAACCTTCACGGACTCGTAGATTGTCACATAGCTGTTACATAATGTTTGCATAAGCGTCATCGAAGACCCCTAGGACCGCGCTGAGGCCACTCGACGGCCCAAATTTCAGAACACTGGGAGTGATCTATGAAATCGTTCAACCTCGCCGCCTCCGCGATCGCGATCGTTGCCGCTTCGGGCACCGCCGCTTTCGCGCGTGACAACATCCAGGTCGCCGGTTCCTCGACCGTGCTGCCCTACGCCTCCATCGTCGCCGAAGCCTTCGGCGAAAACTTCGATTACCCGACCCCGGTCGTGGAATCGGGCGGCTCCTCGGCTGGCCTGAAGCGCTTCTGCGAAGGCGTTGGCGAAAACACGATCGACGTCGCGAACGCTTCGCGCAAGATCAAGGACAAAGAAGTCGCGACCTGCGCCGACAACGGCGTCACCGACATCATGGAAGTCCGCATCGGCTATGACGGCATCGTCTTTGCGTCGCAAAAAGACGGCCCGGCCTTCAACGCTTTCACCCCCTCGGACATCTTCAACGCGCTCGGCGCGAAGGTCCTGAAGGACGGTTCGATCGTCGAGAACACCTACGGCAAGTGGAACGAGTTCAACTCGGACCTGCCGGATGCCGACATCATCGCCTTCATCCCGGGCACCAAGCACGGCACCCGTGAAGTCTTCGAAGAGAAAGTCCTGCTGCAGGGCTGCGAAGACACCGGCGCGATGCAGGCCATGGTCGACGGCGGCATGTCGGAAGACGACGCCGAGGACGCCTGCATGGCGGTCCGCACCGACGGCAAGGCTGTCGACATCGACGGCGACTACACCGAGACCCTCGCCCGCATCGGCTCGAACCCGAACGGCATCGGCGTCTTCGGTCTGGCGTTCTACGAGAACAACACCGACAAGCTGAAAGTCGCGACCATGTCGGGCGTCGAGCCCTCGACCGAGACCATCGCTTCGGGCGAGTACCCGGTGTCGCGTCCGCTCTACTTCTACGTCAAGAAAGCGCATATCGGCGTGATCCCCGGCCTGAAGGAATACGCTGAGTTCTTCGTCTCCGACGAGATCGCTGGCCCCGACGGCCCGCTCGCTCAGTACGGCCTCGTTGCCGACCCGGAACTGGCCAAGACCCAGGACGCCGTGGCGAACGAAGTGACCTTGGGTTCGGGCTCGTAATCGAGACCGCTATCTTCAGGGGGCGGCTTATTTCGCTGCCCCCTTTTTCCTTTTTGGTTATTTTCAACTGGTGGGGCTGAAATGCCTGTTTTGTGGATCGTTGTGATCGTGGTCGTGCTGGCGGCAATCGGCTTCGTGATGGGCCGTATGCGCGCGCTGAATTCAGCGGGCGAAGACCGACGGTCTCTGCACAGCCTGCCGAATTACTACGGCTTCAACGTCGCGATGTTCACCGCCGTCCCGGCGCTTCTTCTGCTGCTGGTCTGGATGGTGGCGCAGCCGCTGATCGTGAATGCCCGCGTCTCCGCCGAGATCCCCGATGCGCTGCTCGACGGCTCGAACATGAGCCTCGTGATGTCCGATGTCCGGCGCGTCGCCGACGGGCTCGACACCGCGATCGCCCAAGGCGCGCTGAGCGCACGGCAAGCCGCGAATATCGATCTGCAAACCATGGACCTGCGCGAAATTCTCGGCTCGGTCGGGGTCGCGCTCGGCTCCAGTGTCGATCCGGCGACGCTGAACGCGGCGCAGACCTATCGCGACATGACCTCGGTGGCCGATCTCGCGATGACGGTACTGGTTCTGCTGGCAGCCATCGCGGGCTTTGCCTTCGCCTACCTGCGCACGAACAAGGATTTCCGCGCCCGCAACACGGTGGAGAAAGGCGTGCGCGTTCTGCTGATCGCTGCGGCCTCCATCGCGATCCTGACGACGATCGGCATCGTTCTGTCGCTGGTCTTCAACACGGTCGAGTTCTTCCGCCTCTATCCGATCTCCGACTTCTTCTTCGGCACGACTTGGTCGCCGAGCTTCGGGGGCGGGTCGGAGCTGG contains:
- a CDS encoding NAD(P)H-dependent glycerol-3-phosphate dehydrogenase is translated as MSISVLGAGAFGTAMAVTLSQNGPVTLWARDAEHVQAMRGSGENARRLPGVKLPENVTISAEIADALQAETLLLAMPMQKMAGFLDTHSDTLAGKTLVSCSKGIDLSTGQGPTALIRAKVPGARAAVLTGPSFAGDIARGLPTALTLACADHSEELQAELSTPTLRLYRTTDTTGAELGGALKNVYAIAAGTVIGAGLGDSARAALMTRGFAEMLRIAMELGARPETLSGLSGFGDLVLTCTSAQSRNFRLGHAIGAGEAFDPSITVEGAATAQALNKLAHARGLEIPVAAMVLALTEQSISVDEAMQALLARPLKEE
- a CDS encoding YciI family protein, which gives rise to MYFAVICRDKPGALQTRMDNREKHLAYIEETGAVFMAGPFLENDQMVGSLVIVEVDSLEAAQDWAANDPYAKAGLFEDVQVKAWKKVIG
- a CDS encoding EVE domain-containing protein yields the protein MRYWLFKSEPNKFSWDDLVAKGDAGEEWDGIRNYLARNNMREMKIGDRGLFYHSNIGKEVVGICEVVAESHPDSTTDDPRWDCVDLKAVRPFTKPVTLADVKGEPRLSEMSLVTSMRLSVQPVTEEEWKIVCEMGETDPT
- a CDS encoding sirohydrochlorin chelatase, translated to MQPVILVAHGSPSEPEIQEKALFSLANKVSEEMPGRKIDAATLAKPGSLEAALARHEDPVIYPYFMAQGWFTKTELPRRLEAAGSHARQLEPFGVDPALPDLLTRVIFEARASEDIPTDSPLILVAHGSKISRKSRNSVYDMAETLGRNPAMPEIHVALIEEPPFLEDVARAHPDGVCLPFFALRAGHVTGDIPEALQAASYRGRLLPEIGAHREVPVLIAQAISRV
- a CDS encoding PstS family phosphate ABC transporter substrate-binding protein, with translation MKSFNLAASAIAIVAASGTAAFARDNIQVAGSSTVLPYASIVAEAFGENFDYPTPVVESGGSSAGLKRFCEGVGENTIDVANASRKIKDKEVATCADNGVTDIMEVRIGYDGIVFASQKDGPAFNAFTPSDIFNALGAKVLKDGSIVENTYGKWNEFNSDLPDADIIAFIPGTKHGTREVFEEKVLLQGCEDTGAMQAMVDGGMSEDDAEDACMAVRTDGKAVDIDGDYTETLARIGSNPNGIGVFGLAFYENNTDKLKVATMSGVEPSTETIASGEYPVSRPLYFYVKKAHIGVIPGLKEYAEFFVSDEIAGPDGPLAQYGLVADPELAKTQDAVANEVTLGSGS
- the pstC gene encoding phosphate ABC transporter permease subunit PstC — its product is MPVLWIVVIVVVLAAIGFVMGRMRALNSAGEDRRSLHSLPNYYGFNVAMFTAVPALLLLLVWMVAQPLIVNARVSAEIPDALLDGSNMSLVMSDVRRVADGLDTAIAQGALSARQAANIDLQTMDLREILGSVGVALGSSVDPATLNAAQTYRDMTSVADLAMTVLVLLAAIAGFAFAYLRTNKDFRARNTVEKGVRVLLIAAASIAILTTIGIVLSLVFNTVEFFRLYPISDFFFGTTWSPSFGGGSELGILPLLWGTLYISLVALLVAVPIGLFAAVYLSEYATKSVRGVVKPLLEVLAGIPTIVYGLFALLTVGPFLLSIFGANGPTAAMADGGWMHAGTAVMTAGLVMGIMLIPFVSSLSDDIINAVPQSLRDGSYGLGATKSETIKQVILPAALPGIVGAVLLATSRAIGETMIVVLGAGAAARLSMNPFDAMTTVTAKIVSQLTGDADFASPEALVAFALGMTLFVLTLGLNIFALYIVRKYREQYE